Proteins from a genomic interval of Candidatus Neomarinimicrobiota bacterium:
- a CDS encoding SDR family NAD(P)-dependent oxidoreductase, translated as MNRLQGKNILITGASAGIGEACAHLFAQQGANLILTARREQRLREMAIRLQKKYKIEVFALGLDVRDGSAVESLISTLPDSLKNIDVLVNNAGLVLGVEKAHETPRDDVDVMLDTNVKGILNMIRAVVPNMVARAQGHVINISSIAGHEAYPGGSVYCASKHAVDALTKSLRMDLVSTPLRVTAISPGLVDTEFSLVRFKGDSKKAEAVYQGLEALVAEDIAEAVVFAASRPTHVQIADMIIFPTQQAAATVVHRESK; from the coding sequence ATAAACCGTCTACAAGGGAAGAATATTTTAATAACAGGAGCTAGCGCCGGGATTGGCGAAGCATGTGCCCACTTGTTTGCCCAGCAAGGTGCAAATCTGATCCTCACGGCAAGACGTGAACAGAGATTGCGTGAAATGGCCATCAGACTTCAAAAAAAATATAAGATAGAGGTTTTTGCACTGGGTCTCGATGTGAGAGATGGATCTGCTGTTGAAAGTCTGATCTCCACATTGCCCGATTCATTAAAAAATATAGATGTTCTGGTAAATAATGCCGGACTGGTGCTGGGTGTTGAAAAGGCGCATGAAACACCTCGTGATGACGTTGATGTTATGCTGGATACCAATGTCAAAGGTATTTTGAATATGATTAGAGCCGTTGTTCCAAATATGGTGGCAAGGGCACAGGGACATGTGATAAATATATCGTCTATCGCTGGTCATGAAGCTTACCCGGGAGGAAGTGTCTATTGTGCCAGCAAGCATGCCGTGGATGCTCTGACAAAAAGTCTCAGAATGGACCTTGTCTCTACCCCGCTCCGTGTTACGGCCATCTCACCTGGACTTGTGGATACAGAATTCAGTCTGGTAAGATTTAAAGGCGATTCCAAGAAGGCTGAGGCCGTTTACCAGGGACTTGAAGCGCTGGTGGCAGAAGACATCGCTGAAGCAGTAGTATTTGCCGCTTCCAGGCCAACCCATGTCCAAATTGCTGATATGATTATTTTTCCCACACAGCAGGCTGCAGCCACCGTTGTGCATAGGGAGAGCAAATGA